From a single Adhaeribacter swui genomic region:
- a CDS encoding 3-dehydroquinate synthase, whose translation MYPIQQTFQVTYNYTVHFTENLFSLRNPLLRDVIAAGGGDGRKVLFVLDHHVAEALPTLISDIKNYTSQYADVLQLAAEPMVIPGGEQCKNDPIYTEQVIDAINEKGIDRHSYVLAIGGGALLDMVGYACGIAHRGIRHIRIPTTVLSQNDSGVGVKNSINAYGKKNFLGTFTPPFAVINDFHFLRTLTHREWRAGIAEAIKVSLIKDAEFFKFIQENTHKLAERDMPAMQYLIHRCAEMHVQHIASGDPFEKGSSRPLDFGHWSAHKMEQLSNYRIRHGEAVAMGIALDSTYSYLKGMLTEEELKQILEVITGVGFELFAPEMLSHLEDDTHPKSLLRGLQEFREHLGGQLTIMLLAKIGKGVEVHEIDNELMIAAIEQLRHHAEATV comes from the coding sequence ATATACCCCATTCAGCAAACATTTCAGGTAACGTATAATTATACCGTCCATTTTACCGAAAACCTATTTTCACTCCGGAACCCCTTATTGCGCGATGTAATTGCCGCCGGTGGGGGCGATGGCCGGAAGGTTTTATTTGTCCTGGATCACCACGTAGCCGAAGCACTGCCTACGCTAATTTCCGATATTAAAAATTATACGTCGCAATACGCCGACGTTTTACAGCTTGCTGCCGAGCCCATGGTTATTCCGGGAGGTGAGCAATGTAAAAACGATCCGATTTACACCGAACAGGTAATTGATGCCATTAACGAAAAAGGCATTGACCGGCATTCGTACGTACTGGCCATTGGTGGTGGCGCTTTGTTAGATATGGTGGGTTATGCTTGCGGAATTGCGCACCGGGGTATCCGTCACATTCGCATTCCTACTACGGTATTATCGCAAAACGACTCGGGAGTGGGGGTAAAAAATAGCATTAATGCCTACGGTAAAAAGAACTTCCTAGGCACCTTTACCCCGCCTTTCGCCGTAATCAACGACTTTCATTTTCTACGGACTTTAACGCACCGCGAGTGGCGGGCCGGTATTGCCGAAGCTATAAAAGTATCGCTCATTAAAGACGCGGAATTTTTTAAATTTATTCAGGAAAATACGCACAAACTGGCCGAGCGCGACATGCCCGCCATGCAGTATCTGATTCATCGGTGCGCCGAAATGCACGTGCAGCACATTGCCAGCGGCGACCCCTTCGAGAAAGGTTCTTCCCGCCCCTTGGATTTTGGTCATTGGTCGGCGCATAAAATGGAGCAGTTAAGTAATTACCGCATTCGCCACGGCGAAGCCGTAGCCATGGGCATTGCCCTGGACTCGACGTATTCGTATTTAAAAGGCATGCTTACGGAGGAGGAATTAAAGCAAATTCTGGAAGTAATTACCGGTGTTGGCTTTGAGTTATTTGCGCCCGAAATGCTTTCGCACCTCGAAGACGATACCCATCCTAAAAGTTTACTACGGGGTTTACAGGAGTTCCGCGAACACTTAGGCGGTCAGTTAACGATTATGCTGCTGGCTAAAATCGGTAAAGGCGTGGAAGTACACGAGATCGATAACGAATTAATGATTGCGGCCATCGAGCAACTACGCCACCACGCCGAGGCTACTGTTTAG
- the eboC gene encoding UbiA-like protein EboC (EboC, a homolog the polyprenyltransferase UbiA, belongs to system of proteins involved in the trafficking of precursor metabolites to an extracytoplasmic compartment so that the biosynthesis of certain natural products, such as scytonemin, can be completed.), which yields MNRIFAHLVLMRPANIVTAVADILAGFAAAGAVRLIQQEVGSAYGSLYHPLASDLGWLVLSTIGLYGGGVVFNDVFDADLDKVERPERPIPSGAASKASATTLGALLLILGIGAAFIVSATSGIIAVVVAALALLYDAWGKHQGFLGPINMGACRGGNLLLGMSAITASLEHYWYLAFIPIVYIANITVISRGEVHGGSRPILQAAVALYVLVFLSIGALTFLPHFSIVTALPFALLFAYLIMLPLLKAVKTLQPKEIRLAVKAGVLSLIILDATLAAGFAGWLYGLAVLLLFPVSRFMAKQFAVT from the coding sequence ATGAACCGCATTTTTGCGCATTTGGTGCTTATGCGCCCGGCTAATATTGTTACCGCTGTGGCAGATATTCTGGCGGGTTTTGCCGCGGCCGGCGCCGTACGCCTGATTCAGCAAGAAGTTGGTTCGGCTTACGGTTCTTTGTACCACCCGCTGGCTTCGGATTTAGGCTGGTTGGTTTTATCTACCATTGGTTTATACGGCGGCGGGGTAGTTTTTAACGATGTTTTTGATGCAGATTTAGATAAAGTAGAGCGCCCGGAGCGACCCATTCCCAGTGGGGCAGCCTCAAAAGCCAGCGCTACTACGCTGGGTGCTTTATTACTTATTCTTGGCATTGGGGCAGCTTTTATCGTGTCTGCTACCAGCGGTATTATTGCGGTAGTGGTGGCGGCTCTGGCTTTATTGTACGATGCCTGGGGCAAACACCAGGGTTTTCTTGGGCCGATTAACATGGGCGCTTGCCGGGGCGGCAATTTACTGTTGGGCATGAGCGCTATTACGGCCAGCCTGGAGCATTATTGGTACCTGGCCTTTATTCCGATTGTGTACATTGCCAACATTACCGTCATTAGTCGGGGCGAAGTGCACGGCGGTAGCCGGCCTATTTTGCAGGCTGCGGTGGCTTTATACGTGCTGGTGTTTTTAAGTATTGGCGCCCTTACGTTTTTACCCCACTTTTCTATAGTAACGGCCTTGCCTTTTGCCTTGCTTTTTGCTTACTTGATCATGCTGCCCTTGTTAAAAGCGGTAAAAACCTTGCAGCCCAAAGAAATACGTTTAGCGGTAAAAGCGGGCGTATTATCTTTAATTATCCTGGATGCTACGTTAGCGGCAGGTTTTGCGGGTTGGTTATACGGACTGGCAGTATTATTGCTTTTTCCGGTATCGCGGTTTATGGCTAAACAATTTGCGGTTACTTAA
- a CDS encoding TatD family hydrolase — MNTTSPFPLIDPHVHMTSRTTDDYEAMRRAGIVAIIEPAFWMGQPRTEAGTFKDYYSHLIGFERFRSSQFGIKHYCTIGLNSKEANNEPLAEQVMELLPLYVAKEGVVGVGEIGYDDQTAAEDKYYRLQLEIAKEVNLPVQIHTPHRDKKKGTLRSMEVALEHGIDPGMVIVDHNNEETVKDVLDRGFWAAFTIYPHTKMGNERMVEIVKQYGPERIMINSAADWGISDPLAVPKTVALMLERGIPEDQVRLVSYGNALAAFGQSGQMPESDWLEAQPIDQSQKFSGSSILRGGQTPRIDEANTPTSNIIR; from the coding sequence ATGAATACTACTAGTCCTTTCCCGCTGATTGACCCCCACGTACACATGACCTCACGGACTACCGATGATTACGAAGCCATGCGCCGGGCCGGAATTGTAGCGATTATTGAACCGGCTTTCTGGATGGGGCAACCACGTACCGAAGCAGGAACTTTTAAAGATTATTACAGCCACCTGATTGGATTTGAGCGTTTCCGGTCGAGCCAGTTTGGCATTAAACATTACTGCACCATTGGTTTAAATTCCAAAGAAGCCAATAACGAGCCTTTGGCCGAACAGGTAATGGAATTGCTGCCCCTTTACGTAGCGAAAGAAGGAGTAGTAGGCGTGGGCGAAATTGGTTACGACGACCAAACTGCCGCCGAAGATAAATACTACCGCCTGCAGCTCGAAATTGCCAAAGAAGTAAACCTGCCGGTACAAATTCATACGCCGCACCGCGACAAGAAAAAAGGCACCCTGCGCAGCATGGAAGTAGCCCTGGAGCACGGCATTGATCCCGGCATGGTAATCGTGGATCACAACAACGAAGAAACCGTGAAAGATGTGCTGGACCGGGGTTTCTGGGCGGCCTTTACTATTTACCCGCACACCAAAATGGGTAACGAGCGCATGGTAGAAATTGTAAAACAATACGGCCCCGAAAGAATCATGATTAACTCGGCAGCCGACTGGGGTATTAGTGATCCGTTGGCGGTACCTAAAACGGTAGCCTTAATGTTAGAGCGCGGCATACCCGAAGACCAGGTACGTTTGGTAAGTTACGGCAATGCCTTAGCGGCATTCGGCCAAAGCGGACAAATGCCGGAAAGTGACTGGCTCGAAGCCCAACCCATTGACCAAAGCCAGAAGTTTTCGGGAAGCTCAATTTTACGCGGAGGCCAAACGCCGCGTATTGATGAAGCTAACACCCCTACTTCTAACATCATCCGCTAA
- a CDS encoding sugar phosphate isomerase/epimerase family protein yields the protein MIKSAVTIALVPQIKTGPWIYWENLEASVTKAAQLGFDAIEFFTASADAVDSTALTQLLERSNLNLAAVGTGAGKVIQGLTLTDPNPEIRKQAVAFISDMILFGAKFKAPAIIGSMQGNVAPGGDRSQTLEWLAEGLTSLGKIAESNEVNLIYEPLNRYETNLINNLNDGTEFLNSLKTRNVKLLADLFHMNIEESSLPESIRKNGVAIGHIHLADSNRHPMGFGHTAVLEIAAALKDINYEGYLSAEAFPWPNPDEAAQQTIKAFNQFFKN from the coding sequence ATGATAAAATCTGCCGTTACCATTGCCCTTGTTCCGCAAATAAAAACCGGACCCTGGATATATTGGGAAAATTTAGAGGCTAGCGTTACAAAAGCAGCTCAGTTAGGGTTTGATGCGATAGAGTTTTTCACCGCTTCGGCCGATGCTGTAGATTCAACAGCTTTAACTCAATTACTGGAACGTTCTAACTTAAATTTAGCGGCGGTAGGAACCGGTGCCGGCAAGGTTATTCAGGGGCTTACCTTAACCGATCCCAATCCGGAAATCCGAAAACAAGCCGTTGCTTTTATCTCGGATATGATTTTGTTTGGGGCAAAGTTTAAAGCGCCTGCTATTATTGGTTCCATGCAGGGCAATGTAGCGCCAGGCGGAGATCGGTCCCAAACGTTGGAATGGCTGGCAGAAGGCTTGACTTCTTTAGGAAAAATAGCCGAAAGCAATGAAGTAAACTTAATTTACGAACCGCTCAACCGGTACGAAACCAATTTGATTAATAATTTAAACGATGGCACCGAATTTTTAAATTCTTTAAAAACTCGGAACGTAAAATTATTAGCCGATTTGTTTCACATGAACATTGAGGAAAGCTCTTTGCCCGAAAGCATCCGGAAGAACGGAGTCGCTATTGGGCACATTCACTTGGCCGATAGTAACCGGCACCCAATGGGTTTTGGCCATACCGCCGTACTGGAAATTGCAGCAGCTTTAAAAGATATCAACTACGAAGGTTATTTATCCGCCGAAGCTTTTCCCTGGCCTAATCCGGACGAAGCCGCCCAACAAACCATTAAGGCGTTTAACCAATTTTTTAAAAATTAA
- a CDS encoding type II toxin-antitoxin system RelE/ParE family toxin: MVKKIVWTIQAKDDRREILTYWFERTGNKKYSQKLAYQFRETVKYIATHNYLGRATDTENVRVTVSGNYLIFYKLSDELVEVITVFDSRRNPEELKIIK; encoded by the coding sequence ATGGTTAAGAAAATAGTTTGGACCATTCAAGCCAAAGATGATCGCAGAGAAATTTTAACCTATTGGTTTGAAAGAACCGGCAATAAAAAGTATAGCCAAAAACTTGCGTATCAATTTAGAGAAACTGTAAAATATATTGCTACTCATAACTACTTAGGTCGTGCTACAGATACTGAAAATGTACGGGTTACAGTATCCGGAAATTACCTCATATTTTACAAATTATCAGACGAATTGGTTGAAGTGATTACTGTCTTTGATAGCAGAAGGAATCCGGAAGAACTAAAAATAATAAAATAA
- a CDS encoding L-rhamnose mutarotase gives MQRFCFALDLVDDPELIREYENHHSPSNDWPEVTKNDIDAGIINLQIYRTGNRMFMIMDTDDDFTFEKKAALDAMIPKVQEWEKLMWKYQVPLPWAKEGEKWVLMDQIFQSGAKKAK, from the coding sequence ATGCAGCGATTTTGCTTTGCCCTCGACTTAGTAGATGATCCGGAATTAATTCGGGAATACGAAAATCACCACAGCCCCAGTAACGACTGGCCCGAAGTAACGAAAAACGATATAGATGCCGGCATTATCAATCTGCAGATTTACCGCACCGGTAACCGCATGTTCATGATCATGGACACGGACGATGATTTTACCTTTGAGAAAAAAGCTGCTTTGGATGCTATGATCCCGAAAGTTCAGGAATGGGAAAAACTCATGTGGAAATACCAGGTGCCTTTGCCTTGGGCCAAAGAAGGCGAAAAATGGGTTTTAATGGATCAAATATTTCAGTCCGGCGCAAAAAAGGCTAAGTAA